A genomic region of Manihot esculenta cultivar AM560-2 chromosome 15, M.esculenta_v8, whole genome shotgun sequence contains the following coding sequences:
- the LOC110601226 gene encoding uncharacterized protein LOC110601226 isoform X2: MDMMLRFHQCSSQQLKALFTHSGEGSMSSDIDLKGPSSPKLPSSVSRSRGKHYASNKCGGNGRNLSLNKQHPVKVLNGNSSRVNSGSGKEIKPKISFINSKRISRSKRSFVLEKDLTQNVKENDLKGAANHGTSECSPNSVVDKAGESTSSTITSESGLKPQQRNLEVSSQAFGYSSGLLSAIRISLRKSCVTRQASRGDFNNNNGRQSRGHSTGSSSNPHFDFKSSTVALVQHREWTPDSRNAAGMTRATKNKDHNVSKDRINNVRREKSFSKIAHQEVEKSKVQNKSLGGKALQQRVNGQGSLAGAAKARQKVMVGRHDRLMGGGNENAIGRVPLSPKFSANGVIARGQKEAKQNVPLKTDRTRLVGPKEKNSSLNRGKHPTNATQSQRVYLR; the protein is encoded by the exons ATGGATATGATGCTCAGGTTCCACCAGTGTTCTTCTCAACAGTTAAAAGCACTATTTACTCATTCTGGTGAGGGCAGTATGTCATCAGACATTGATCTGAAGGGGCCATCTTCACCTAAGCTTCCATCCTCAGTTTCAAGATCCAGGGGCAAGCACTACGCGAGCAACAAGTGTGGTGGAAATGGTCGCAATCTTTCACTGAATAAGCAGCATCCAGTTAAGGTTTTAAATGGGAATTCTTCAAGGGTGAATTCAGGATCTGGCAAAGAAATAAAACCCAAAATAAGCTTCATAAACTCCAAAAGAATTTCAAGGTCGAAAAGAAGTTTTGTTCTTGAGAAGGATTTAACTCAAAATGTAAAAGAAAATGATTTGAAAGGTGCAGCTAATCATGGAACCTCTGAATGTAGTCCAAATTCTGTGGTTGATAAGGCAGGTGAAAGCACTTCAAGTACCATTACTTCTGAGAGTGGTCTAAAACCACAGCAAAGGAACCTGGAGGTATCAAGTCAAGCTTTTGGTTATTCAAGTGGACTATTATCAGCCATTAGGATTAGCCTCAGGAAAAGCTGTGTTACAAGACAAGCATCAAGGGgggattttaataataataatgggaGGCAATCAAGAGGTCATAGCACGGGATCATCTTCAAACCCTCACTTTGATTTTAAGAGTTCTACAGTTGCATTGGTTCAGCATAGAGAATGGACCCCAGATAGCAGAAATGCAGCAGGAATGACTAGAGCAACAAAAAACAAAGATCATAATGTGTCCAAGGATAGAATCAACAATGTTCGAAGGGAAAAGTCGTTTTCAAAGATAGCCCATCAAGAAGTTGAAAAGTCAAAG GTCCAAAATAAGTCCCTAGGGGGGAAAGCTCTGCAGCAGAGGGTTAACGGACAAGGTTCGTTGGCTGGTGCTGCAAAAGCTAGGCAGAAGGTTATGGTGGGAAGGCATGACAGATTGATGGGTGGTGGAAATGAGAATGCAATAGGAAGAGTGCCCTTGAGCCCGAAATTCAGTGCTAATGGAGTCATTGCTAGGGGTCAGAAGGAGGCAAAACAGAATGTGCCCCTAAAGACTGATAGAACAAGATTGGTCGGCCCAAAG